A region from the Neomonachus schauinslandi chromosome 2, ASM220157v2, whole genome shotgun sequence genome encodes:
- the MFSD10 gene encoding major facilitator superfamily domain-containing protein 10 isoform X3: MGWGAGGSCTPRPPIRQQTAQETRVITVVFLGLLLDLLAFTLLLPLLPGLLESHGRAHDPLYGSWQRGVDWFAAAIRMPAEKRYNSVLFGVPLGTAHGGGLGLSGEAPGDAAVPGLATSYAVWAASRSFAAFLASRVIGGISKGNVSLSTAIVADLGSPSARSRGMAVIGVAFSLGFTLGPMLGASLPAETVPWLALLFAASDLLFIFCFLPETLPPEKRPPGRPLQSCPRPRHPPSPPGSKPLWICSAPWPCSVSRPWPAARTHLLETTWEPSPPGPGVFPLPLPVLGPRVHPELPCPSALPVQQPAAGKDVFLHRPHHGHRAGCLRAEDQPWRGDCSCEAGHPAARARLPPHRLGAHAACAGLGVAAVLLRCRSRGALPVLCGCQLWLAQAEGHDHGHPAEPGRPGQGGGTHGGCLSVLAGGGQGLLHCVLWPLPAPPPAPVESEASSPRTQGRVAEPAPPRAGGEEAWAGDPPSPWAQPRTAQGLQPQRARDTHGPSLGVDGPVGLGAVTPNPSRLSLGFSLSDSVSQASE, from the exons ATGGGCTGGGGAGCCGGAGGGAGCTGCACCCCGCGCCCACCCATCCGCCAACAGACGGCGCAGGAGACGCGCGTGATCACTGTGGTCTTCCTGGGCCTCCTGCTGGACCTCCTGGCCTtcactctgctcctgcccctgctgccaGGGCTGCTGGAGAGCCACGGCCGTGCCCAC GACCCCCTGTATGGCTCGTGGCAGCGAGGCGTGGACTGGTTTGCCGCAGCGATCAGGATGCCAGCCGAAAAGAGGTACAACAGCGTCCTGTTCGGAG TTCCTCTTGGCACCGCTCACGGGGGCGGTCTCGGACTGTCTGGGGAGGCGCCCGGTGATGCTGCTGTCCCTG GTCTGGCCACCTCGTATGCCGTGTGGGCTGCTTCGAGGAGCTTCGCAGCCTTCCTGGCCTCCAGGGTGATTGGGGGCATCAGCAAGGGGAACGTCAGCCTCTCCACGGCCATCGTAGCTGACCTGGGCTCACCTTCCGCCCGCAGCCGAGGCATG GCAGTCATCGGGGTGGCCTTCTCCCTGGGCTTCACcctgggccccatgctgggtgccTCCCTGCCCGCGGAGACGGTACCCTGGCTCGCCCTGCTCTTCGCTGCCTCCGACCtgctgtttattttctgcttcctgCCGGAGACCCTGCCCCCAGAGAAGCGG cctcctggcaGGCCCCTCCAgtcctgcccccgccccaggcaCCCTCCATCACCCCCGGGTTCCAAGCCGCTGTGGATCTGCTCAGCCCCCTGGCCCTGCTCCGTTTCTCGGCCGTGGCCCGCGGCCAGGACCCACCTGCTGGAGACA ACTTGGGAGCCTTCGCCGCCTGGGCCTGGTGTATTTCCTCTACCTCTTCCTGTTCTCGGGCCTAGAGTACACCCTGAGCTTCCTTGCCCATCAGCGCTTCCAGTTCAGCAG cctgcAGCAGGGAAAGATGTTTTTCTTCATCGGCCTCACCATGGCCACCGTGCAGGGTGCCTACGCGCGGAGGATCAGCCCTGGCGGGGAGATTGCAGCTGTGAAGCGG GCCATCCTGCTGCTCGTGCCCGCCTTCCTCCTCATCGGCTGGGGGCTCACGCTGCCTGTGCTGGGCTTGGGGTTGCTGCTGTACTCCTTCG CTGCCGCAGTCGTGGTGCCCTGCCTGTCCTCTGTGGTTGCCAACTTTG GCTCGCCCAGGCAGAAGGGCACGATCATGGGCACCCTGCGGAGCCTGGGCGCCCTGGCCAGGGCGGTGGGACCCATGGTGGCTGCCTCAG TGTACTGGCTGGCGGGGGCCAGGGTCTGCTTCACTGTGTGCTGTGGCCtcttcctgctccccctcctgctcctgtgGAATCTGAGGCCTCCAGCCCACGCACTCAAGGCCGAGTAGCTGAGCCAGCCCCGCCCcgagctgggggagaggaagcCTGGGCCGgggaccccccctccccctgggccCAGCCCAGGACAGCCCAGGGCCTGCAGCCCCAGAGGGCCCGAGACACTCACGGCCCCTCCCTAGGTGTGGACGGCCCTGTCGGGCTGGGGGCAGTGACTCCAAACCCTTCCAGGCTTTCTCTTGGCTTCTCTCTCAGTGACAGTGTCAGCCAGGCCTCTGAATGA
- the MFSD10 gene encoding major facilitator superfamily domain-containing protein 10 isoform X6 has product MGWGAGGSCTPRPPIRQQTAQETRVITVVFLGLLLDLLAFTLLLPLLPGLLESHGRAHDPLYGSWQRGVDWFAAAIRMPAEKRYNSVLFGGLIGSVFSFLQFLLAPLTGAVSDCLGRRPVMLLSLAGLATSYAVWAASRSFAAFLASRVIGGISKGNVSLSTAIVADLGSPSARSRGMAVIGVAFSLGFTLGPMLGASLPAETVPWLALLFAASDLLFIFCFLPETLPPEKRAPSITPGFQAAVDLLSPLALLRFSAVARGQDPPAGDRLGSLRRLGLVYFLYLFLFSGLEYTLSFLAHQRFQFSSLQQGKMFFFIGLTMATVQGAYARRISPGGEIAAVKRAILLLVPAFLLIGWGLTLPVLGLGLLLYSFAAAVVVPCLSSVVANFGSPRQKGTIMGTLRSLGALARAVGPMVAASVYWLAGARVCFTVCCGLFLLPLLLLWNLRPPAHALKAE; this is encoded by the exons ATGGGCTGGGGAGCCGGAGGGAGCTGCACCCCGCGCCCACCCATCCGCCAACAGACGGCGCAGGAGACGCGCGTGATCACTGTGGTCTTCCTGGGCCTCCTGCTGGACCTCCTGGCCTtcactctgctcctgcccctgctgccaGGGCTGCTGGAGAGCCACGGCCGTGCCCAC GACCCCCTGTATGGCTCGTGGCAGCGAGGCGTGGACTGGTTTGCCGCAGCGATCAGGATGCCAGCCGAAAAGAGGTACAACAGCGTCCTGTTCGGAG GTCTGATTGGCTCGGTCTTCTCCTTCCTGCAGTTCCTCTTGGCACCGCTCACGGGGGCGGTCTCGGACTGTCTGGGGAGGCGCCCGGTGATGCTGCTGTCCCTG GCAGGTCTGGCCACCTCGTATGCCGTGTGGGCTGCTTCGAGGAGCTTCGCAGCCTTCCTGGCCTCCAGGGTGATTGGGGGCATCAGCAAGGGGAACGTCAGCCTCTCCACGGCCATCGTAGCTGACCTGGGCTCACCTTCCGCCCGCAGCCGAGGCATG GCAGTCATCGGGGTGGCCTTCTCCCTGGGCTTCACcctgggccccatgctgggtgccTCCCTGCCCGCGGAGACGGTACCCTGGCTCGCCCTGCTCTTCGCTGCCTCCGACCtgctgtttattttctgcttcctgCCGGAGACCCTGCCCCCAGAGAAGCGG gcaCCCTCCATCACCCCCGGGTTCCAAGCCGCTGTGGATCTGCTCAGCCCCCTGGCCCTGCTCCGTTTCTCGGCCGTGGCCCGCGGCCAGGACCCACCTGCTGGAGACA GACTTGGGAGCCTTCGCCGCCTGGGCCTGGTGTATTTCCTCTACCTCTTCCTGTTCTCGGGCCTAGAGTACACCCTGAGCTTCCTTGCCCATCAGCGCTTCCAGTTCAGCAG cctgcAGCAGGGAAAGATGTTTTTCTTCATCGGCCTCACCATGGCCACCGTGCAGGGTGCCTACGCGCGGAGGATCAGCCCTGGCGGGGAGATTGCAGCTGTGAAGCGG GCCATCCTGCTGCTCGTGCCCGCCTTCCTCCTCATCGGCTGGGGGCTCACGCTGCCTGTGCTGGGCTTGGGGTTGCTGCTGTACTCCTTCG CTGCCGCAGTCGTGGTGCCCTGCCTGTCCTCTGTGGTTGCCAACTTTG GCTCGCCCAGGCAGAAGGGCACGATCATGGGCACCCTGCGGAGCCTGGGCGCCCTGGCCAGGGCGGTGGGACCCATGGTGGCTGCCTCAG TGTACTGGCTGGCGGGGGCCAGGGTCTGCTTCACTGTGTGCTGTGGCCtcttcctgctccccctcctgctcctgtgGAATCTGAGGCCTCCAGCCCACGCACTCAAGGCCGAGTAG
- the MFSD10 gene encoding major facilitator superfamily domain-containing protein 10 isoform X2 has product MGWGAGGSCTPRPPIRQQTAQETRVITVVFLGLLLDLLAFTLLLPLLPGLLESHGRAHDPLYGSWQRGVDWFAAAIRMPAEKRSDWLGLLLPAVPLGTAHGGGLGLSGEAPGDAAVPGLATSYAVWAASRSFAAFLASRVIGGISKGNVSLSTAIVADLGSPSARSRGMAVIGVAFSLGFTLGPMLGASLPAETVPWLALLFAASDLLFIFCFLPETLPPEKRPPGRPLQSCPRPRHPPSPPGSKPLWICSAPWPCSVSRPWPAARTHLLETTWEPSPPGPGVFPLPLPVLGPRVHPELPCPSALPVQQPAAGKDVFLHRPHHGHRAGCLRAEDQPWRGDCSCEAGHPAARARLPPHRLGAHAACAGLGVAAVLLRCRSRGALPVLCGCQLWLAQAEGHDHGHPAEPGRPGQGGGTHGGCLSVLAGGGQGLLHCVLWPLPAPPPAPVESEASSPRTQGRVAEPAPPRAGGEEAWAGDPPSPWAQPRTAQGLQPQRARDTHGPSLGVDGPVGLGAVTPNPSRLSLGFSLSDSVSQASE; this is encoded by the exons ATGGGCTGGGGAGCCGGAGGGAGCTGCACCCCGCGCCCACCCATCCGCCAACAGACGGCGCAGGAGACGCGCGTGATCACTGTGGTCTTCCTGGGCCTCCTGCTGGACCTCCTGGCCTtcactctgctcctgcccctgctgccaGGGCTGCTGGAGAGCCACGGCCGTGCCCAC GACCCCCTGTATGGCTCGTGGCAGCGAGGCGTGGACTGGTTTGCCGCAGCGATCAGGATGCCAGCCGAAAAGAG GTCTGATTGGCTCGGTCTTCTCCTTCCTGCAGTTCCTCTTGGCACCGCTCACGGGGGCGGTCTCGGACTGTCTGGGGAGGCGCCCGGTGATGCTGCTGTCCCTG GTCTGGCCACCTCGTATGCCGTGTGGGCTGCTTCGAGGAGCTTCGCAGCCTTCCTGGCCTCCAGGGTGATTGGGGGCATCAGCAAGGGGAACGTCAGCCTCTCCACGGCCATCGTAGCTGACCTGGGCTCACCTTCCGCCCGCAGCCGAGGCATG GCAGTCATCGGGGTGGCCTTCTCCCTGGGCTTCACcctgggccccatgctgggtgccTCCCTGCCCGCGGAGACGGTACCCTGGCTCGCCCTGCTCTTCGCTGCCTCCGACCtgctgtttattttctgcttcctgCCGGAGACCCTGCCCCCAGAGAAGCGG cctcctggcaGGCCCCTCCAgtcctgcccccgccccaggcaCCCTCCATCACCCCCGGGTTCCAAGCCGCTGTGGATCTGCTCAGCCCCCTGGCCCTGCTCCGTTTCTCGGCCGTGGCCCGCGGCCAGGACCCACCTGCTGGAGACA ACTTGGGAGCCTTCGCCGCCTGGGCCTGGTGTATTTCCTCTACCTCTTCCTGTTCTCGGGCCTAGAGTACACCCTGAGCTTCCTTGCCCATCAGCGCTTCCAGTTCAGCAG cctgcAGCAGGGAAAGATGTTTTTCTTCATCGGCCTCACCATGGCCACCGTGCAGGGTGCCTACGCGCGGAGGATCAGCCCTGGCGGGGAGATTGCAGCTGTGAAGCGG GCCATCCTGCTGCTCGTGCCCGCCTTCCTCCTCATCGGCTGGGGGCTCACGCTGCCTGTGCTGGGCTTGGGGTTGCTGCTGTACTCCTTCG CTGCCGCAGTCGTGGTGCCCTGCCTGTCCTCTGTGGTTGCCAACTTTG GCTCGCCCAGGCAGAAGGGCACGATCATGGGCACCCTGCGGAGCCTGGGCGCCCTGGCCAGGGCGGTGGGACCCATGGTGGCTGCCTCAG TGTACTGGCTGGCGGGGGCCAGGGTCTGCTTCACTGTGTGCTGTGGCCtcttcctgctccccctcctgctcctgtgGAATCTGAGGCCTCCAGCCCACGCACTCAAGGCCGAGTAGCTGAGCCAGCCCCGCCCcgagctgggggagaggaagcCTGGGCCGgggaccccccctccccctgggccCAGCCCAGGACAGCCCAGGGCCTGCAGCCCCAGAGGGCCCGAGACACTCACGGCCCCTCCCTAGGTGTGGACGGCCCTGTCGGGCTGGGGGCAGTGACTCCAAACCCTTCCAGGCTTTCTCTTGGCTTCTCTCTCAGTGACAGTGTCAGCCAGGCCTCTGAATGA
- the MFSD10 gene encoding major facilitator superfamily domain-containing protein 10 isoform X5, whose protein sequence is MGWGAGGSCTPRPPIRQQTAQETRVITVVFLGLLLDLLAFTLLLPLLPGLLESHGRAHDPLYGSWQRGVDWFAAAIRMPAEKRYNSVLFGGLIGSVFSFLQFLLAPLTGAVSDCLGRRPVMLLSLAGLATSYAVWAASRSFAAFLASRVIGGISKGNVSLSTAIVADLGSPSARSRGMSSGWPSPWASPWAPCWVPPCPRRRYPGSPCSSLPPTCCLFSASCRRPCPQRSGLLAGPSSPAPAPGTLHHPRVPSRCGSAQPPGPAPFLGRGPRPGPTCWRQLGSLRRLGLVYFLYLFLFSGLEYTLSFLAHQRFQFSSLQQGKMFFFIGLTMATVQGAYARRISPGGEIAAVKRAILLLVPAFLLIGWGLTLPVLGLGLLLYSFAAAVVVPCLSSVVANFGSPRQKGTIMGTLRSLGALARAVGPMVAASVYWLAGARVCFTVCCGLFLLPLLLLWNLRPPAHALKAE, encoded by the exons ATGGGCTGGGGAGCCGGAGGGAGCTGCACCCCGCGCCCACCCATCCGCCAACAGACGGCGCAGGAGACGCGCGTGATCACTGTGGTCTTCCTGGGCCTCCTGCTGGACCTCCTGGCCTtcactctgctcctgcccctgctgccaGGGCTGCTGGAGAGCCACGGCCGTGCCCAC GACCCCCTGTATGGCTCGTGGCAGCGAGGCGTGGACTGGTTTGCCGCAGCGATCAGGATGCCAGCCGAAAAGAGGTACAACAGCGTCCTGTTCGGAG GTCTGATTGGCTCGGTCTTCTCCTTCCTGCAGTTCCTCTTGGCACCGCTCACGGGGGCGGTCTCGGACTGTCTGGGGAGGCGCCCGGTGATGCTGCTGTCCCTG GCAGGTCTGGCCACCTCGTATGCCGTGTGGGCTGCTTCGAGGAGCTTCGCAGCCTTCCTGGCCTCCAGGGTGATTGGGGGCATCAGCAAGGGGAACGTCAGCCTCTCCACGGCCATCGTAGCTGACCTGGGCTCACCTTCCGCCCGCAGCCGAGGCATG TCATCGGGGTGGCCTTCTCCCTGGGCTTCACcctgggccccatgctgggtgccTCCCTGCCCGCGGAGACGGTACCCTGGCTCGCCCTGCTCTTCGCTGCCTCCGACCtgctgtttattttctgcttcctgCCGGAGACCCTGCCCCCAGAGAAGCGG cctcctggcaGGCCCCTCCAgtcctgcccccgccccaggcaCCCTCCATCACCCCCGGGTTCCAAGCCGCTGTGGATCTGCTCAGCCCCCTGGCCCTGCTCCGTTTCTCGGCCGTGGCCCGCGGCCAGGACCCACCTGCTGGAGACA ACTTGGGAGCCTTCGCCGCCTGGGCCTGGTGTATTTCCTCTACCTCTTCCTGTTCTCGGGCCTAGAGTACACCCTGAGCTTCCTTGCCCATCAGCGCTTCCAGTTCAGCAG cctgcAGCAGGGAAAGATGTTTTTCTTCATCGGCCTCACCATGGCCACCGTGCAGGGTGCCTACGCGCGGAGGATCAGCCCTGGCGGGGAGATTGCAGCTGTGAAGCGG GCCATCCTGCTGCTCGTGCCCGCCTTCCTCCTCATCGGCTGGGGGCTCACGCTGCCTGTGCTGGGCTTGGGGTTGCTGCTGTACTCCTTCG CTGCCGCAGTCGTGGTGCCCTGCCTGTCCTCTGTGGTTGCCAACTTTG GCTCGCCCAGGCAGAAGGGCACGATCATGGGCACCCTGCGGAGCCTGGGCGCCCTGGCCAGGGCGGTGGGACCCATGGTGGCTGCCTCAG TGTACTGGCTGGCGGGGGCCAGGGTCTGCTTCACTGTGTGCTGTGGCCtcttcctgctccccctcctgctcctgtgGAATCTGAGGCCTCCAGCCCACGCACTCAAGGCCGAGTAG
- the MFSD10 gene encoding major facilitator superfamily domain-containing protein 10 isoform X1 has product MGWGAGGSCTPRPPIRQQTAQETRVITVVFLGLLLDLLAFTLLLPLLPGLLESHGRAHDPLYGSWQRGVDWFAAAIRMPAEKRYNSVLFGGLIGSVFSFLQFLLAPLTGAVSDCLGRRPVMLLSLAGLATSYAVWAASRSFAAFLASRVIGGISKGNVSLSTAIVADLGSPSARSRGMAVIGVAFSLGFTLGPMLGASLPAETVPWLALLFAASDLLFIFCFLPETLPPEKRPPGRPLQSCPRPRHPPSPPGSKPLWICSAPWPCSVSRPWPAARTHLLETTWEPSPPGPGVFPLPLPVLGPRVHPELPCPSALPVQQPAAGKDVFLHRPHHGHRAGCLRAEDQPWRGDCSCEAGHPAARARLPPHRLGAHAACAGLGVAAVLLRCRSRGALPVLCGCQLWLAQAEGHDHGHPAEPGRPGQGGGTHGGCLSVLAGGGQGLLHCVLWPLPAPPPAPVESEASSPRTQGRVAEPAPPRAGGEEAWAGDPPSPWAQPRTAQGLQPQRARDTHGPSLGVDGPVGLGAVTPNPSRLSLGFSLSDSVSQASE; this is encoded by the exons ATGGGCTGGGGAGCCGGAGGGAGCTGCACCCCGCGCCCACCCATCCGCCAACAGACGGCGCAGGAGACGCGCGTGATCACTGTGGTCTTCCTGGGCCTCCTGCTGGACCTCCTGGCCTtcactctgctcctgcccctgctgccaGGGCTGCTGGAGAGCCACGGCCGTGCCCAC GACCCCCTGTATGGCTCGTGGCAGCGAGGCGTGGACTGGTTTGCCGCAGCGATCAGGATGCCAGCCGAAAAGAGGTACAACAGCGTCCTGTTCGGAG GTCTGATTGGCTCGGTCTTCTCCTTCCTGCAGTTCCTCTTGGCACCGCTCACGGGGGCGGTCTCGGACTGTCTGGGGAGGCGCCCGGTGATGCTGCTGTCCCTG GCAGGTCTGGCCACCTCGTATGCCGTGTGGGCTGCTTCGAGGAGCTTCGCAGCCTTCCTGGCCTCCAGGGTGATTGGGGGCATCAGCAAGGGGAACGTCAGCCTCTCCACGGCCATCGTAGCTGACCTGGGCTCACCTTCCGCCCGCAGCCGAGGCATG GCAGTCATCGGGGTGGCCTTCTCCCTGGGCTTCACcctgggccccatgctgggtgccTCCCTGCCCGCGGAGACGGTACCCTGGCTCGCCCTGCTCTTCGCTGCCTCCGACCtgctgtttattttctgcttcctgCCGGAGACCCTGCCCCCAGAGAAGCGG cctcctggcaGGCCCCTCCAgtcctgcccccgccccaggcaCCCTCCATCACCCCCGGGTTCCAAGCCGCTGTGGATCTGCTCAGCCCCCTGGCCCTGCTCCGTTTCTCGGCCGTGGCCCGCGGCCAGGACCCACCTGCTGGAGACA ACTTGGGAGCCTTCGCCGCCTGGGCCTGGTGTATTTCCTCTACCTCTTCCTGTTCTCGGGCCTAGAGTACACCCTGAGCTTCCTTGCCCATCAGCGCTTCCAGTTCAGCAG cctgcAGCAGGGAAAGATGTTTTTCTTCATCGGCCTCACCATGGCCACCGTGCAGGGTGCCTACGCGCGGAGGATCAGCCCTGGCGGGGAGATTGCAGCTGTGAAGCGG GCCATCCTGCTGCTCGTGCCCGCCTTCCTCCTCATCGGCTGGGGGCTCACGCTGCCTGTGCTGGGCTTGGGGTTGCTGCTGTACTCCTTCG CTGCCGCAGTCGTGGTGCCCTGCCTGTCCTCTGTGGTTGCCAACTTTG GCTCGCCCAGGCAGAAGGGCACGATCATGGGCACCCTGCGGAGCCTGGGCGCCCTGGCCAGGGCGGTGGGACCCATGGTGGCTGCCTCAG TGTACTGGCTGGCGGGGGCCAGGGTCTGCTTCACTGTGTGCTGTGGCCtcttcctgctccccctcctgctcctgtgGAATCTGAGGCCTCCAGCCCACGCACTCAAGGCCGAGTAGCTGAGCCAGCCCCGCCCcgagctgggggagaggaagcCTGGGCCGgggaccccccctccccctgggccCAGCCCAGGACAGCCCAGGGCCTGCAGCCCCAGAGGGCCCGAGACACTCACGGCCCCTCCCTAGGTGTGGACGGCCCTGTCGGGCTGGGGGCAGTGACTCCAAACCCTTCCAGGCTTTCTCTTGGCTTCTCTCTCAGTGACAGTGTCAGCCAGGCCTCTGAATGA
- the MFSD10 gene encoding major facilitator superfamily domain-containing protein 10 isoform X4, whose translation MGWGAGGSCTPRPPIRQQTAQETRVITVVFLGLLLDLLAFTLLLPLLPGLLESHGRAHDPLYGSWQRGVDWFAAAIRMPAEKRYNSVLFGGLIGSVFSFLQFLLAPLTGAVSDCLGRRPVMLLSLAGLATSYAVWAASRSFAAFLASRVIGGISKGNVSLSTAIVADLGSPSARSRGMSSGWPSPWASPWAPCWVPPCPRRRYPGSPCSSLPPTCCLFSASCRRPCPQRSGHPPSPPGSKPLWICSAPWPCSVSRPWPAARTHLLETTWEPSPPGPGVFPLPLPVLGPRVHPELPCPSALPVQQPAAGKDVFLHRPHHGHRAGCLRAEDQPWRGDCSCEAGHPAARARLPPHRLGAHAACAGLGVAAVLLRCRSRGALPVLCGCQLWLAQAEGHDHGHPAEPGRPGQGGGTHGGCLSVLAGGGQGLLHCVLWPLPAPPPAPVESEASSPRTQGRVAEPAPPRAGGEEAWAGDPPSPWAQPRTAQGLQPQRARDTHGPSLGVDGPVGLGAVTPNPSRLSLGFSLSDSVSQASE comes from the exons ATGGGCTGGGGAGCCGGAGGGAGCTGCACCCCGCGCCCACCCATCCGCCAACAGACGGCGCAGGAGACGCGCGTGATCACTGTGGTCTTCCTGGGCCTCCTGCTGGACCTCCTGGCCTtcactctgctcctgcccctgctgccaGGGCTGCTGGAGAGCCACGGCCGTGCCCAC GACCCCCTGTATGGCTCGTGGCAGCGAGGCGTGGACTGGTTTGCCGCAGCGATCAGGATGCCAGCCGAAAAGAGGTACAACAGCGTCCTGTTCGGAG GTCTGATTGGCTCGGTCTTCTCCTTCCTGCAGTTCCTCTTGGCACCGCTCACGGGGGCGGTCTCGGACTGTCTGGGGAGGCGCCCGGTGATGCTGCTGTCCCTG GCAGGTCTGGCCACCTCGTATGCCGTGTGGGCTGCTTCGAGGAGCTTCGCAGCCTTCCTGGCCTCCAGGGTGATTGGGGGCATCAGCAAGGGGAACGTCAGCCTCTCCACGGCCATCGTAGCTGACCTGGGCTCACCTTCCGCCCGCAGCCGAGGCATG TCATCGGGGTGGCCTTCTCCCTGGGCTTCACcctgggccccatgctgggtgccTCCCTGCCCGCGGAGACGGTACCCTGGCTCGCCCTGCTCTTCGCTGCCTCCGACCtgctgtttattttctgcttcctgCCGGAGACCCTGCCCCCAGAGAAGCGG gcaCCCTCCATCACCCCCGGGTTCCAAGCCGCTGTGGATCTGCTCAGCCCCCTGGCCCTGCTCCGTTTCTCGGCCGTGGCCCGCGGCCAGGACCCACCTGCTGGAGACA ACTTGGGAGCCTTCGCCGCCTGGGCCTGGTGTATTTCCTCTACCTCTTCCTGTTCTCGGGCCTAGAGTACACCCTGAGCTTCCTTGCCCATCAGCGCTTCCAGTTCAGCAG cctgcAGCAGGGAAAGATGTTTTTCTTCATCGGCCTCACCATGGCCACCGTGCAGGGTGCCTACGCGCGGAGGATCAGCCCTGGCGGGGAGATTGCAGCTGTGAAGCGG GCCATCCTGCTGCTCGTGCCCGCCTTCCTCCTCATCGGCTGGGGGCTCACGCTGCCTGTGCTGGGCTTGGGGTTGCTGCTGTACTCCTTCG CTGCCGCAGTCGTGGTGCCCTGCCTGTCCTCTGTGGTTGCCAACTTTG GCTCGCCCAGGCAGAAGGGCACGATCATGGGCACCCTGCGGAGCCTGGGCGCCCTGGCCAGGGCGGTGGGACCCATGGTGGCTGCCTCAG TGTACTGGCTGGCGGGGGCCAGGGTCTGCTTCACTGTGTGCTGTGGCCtcttcctgctccccctcctgctcctgtgGAATCTGAGGCCTCCAGCCCACGCACTCAAGGCCGAGTAGCTGAGCCAGCCCCGCCCcgagctgggggagaggaagcCTGGGCCGgggaccccccctccccctgggccCAGCCCAGGACAGCCCAGGGCCTGCAGCCCCAGAGGGCCCGAGACACTCACGGCCCCTCCCTAGGTGTGGACGGCCCTGTCGGGCTGGGGGCAGTGACTCCAAACCCTTCCAGGCTTTCTCTTGGCTTCTCTCTCAGTGACAGTGTCAGCCAGGCCTCTGAATGA